The window TGGATAGTCTTTGGTTTCTTAGGCTCAGGAGGAGGAAGCTTCTGAACAGTCACCTTCAACACACCATCGTTACAAACAGCAGAGATCTTCTCCAAATCAGCGTTCTCAGGCAACTGAAACTTCCTCATAAACTTCCCCATCCTCCTCTCCATCCTCACATACTTCACACCCTCGCTCTCCTTGTTCTCTCTCTGCCTCTCTCCACTCACCACAAGCACGTTCTCGTCCTCCACCTGAACCTTGATCTCCTCTCCTTTGATTCCAGGCATGTCCACCACGAAAACGTACGCGTTCGCGTGCTCGATCACGTCGGCTGGCGTAGCCGCCATTGCCTTTGCGTCCCGCATGTAAGCTCTTGAAGGATTGTTGCGGCTCTTCTCGTTGTGCTCTTCGGGAACTTCTAGCATGTCTTCGAGGATTGAGACTATCGGAAACCTTACAAATTCCATTGTTCAAACTTGTTGTTTTGCTTTCTTGATGACTTGACTTTGATTCTtgctttttttgttttcgttgATGGAGATCGTTTGAGATTCATGTCATTTAAATAGGAGTGCAGAGATTATTCTAGAGAGATGTAGACAGAGTGAACAGTTCGGTCTGATAATTTTTCAGTTTGAAGTTCCAGAAGCGTCTTGATCGTTCTTTCTCTGTGAAATTGTAACACGTTTTAAACAAATGTGGGCCATCTCTAGCTATGTGGGCTTTTAAATCAGGCTTACTAAGGCCCATCGTTTActcaaaattgaaaaattcaattTATCCGGTTTGGTACAACTTTCGAATCATAGCTGGAAAAGCCTAACAAATTCCAATAAATTTTGCACAATTTGGGATAACTAAAACGATTTTTCAGCTATTAATCTTGTAAACTCGTTTTAAACCGCACTGCGTGTTTCTAATTGAACGGGTTaagtaatgaaaaaaaaaacggtcGAACCGGAACCGTACATTTGTAACACAACACTAGTTTTGCTTTTTGTCATCTGTCTGAATCATAAACTAAAGTGAAACGCCAAATGAAGTCGGCAGTTTCATCGTCACTCTTCTTCCATTCGAAGAATCTTTTAAAACCTAATCCTCTTTCTCGTCTCGAATCCCTTTTTCTCCCTAAACCATCACTGAGATCGATCGTGAAACTCCCATCGTCGTCAACAACCTCAGGTCTAAGAtccatctcctcctcctccatggCATCCTCTTTCAAACCCGAACAAGCTAGAGTCCCCTCTGCTCTTCCCCTCCCAGCTCCTCCGTTGACCAAAGTCAGCTCCTTtctctcatttttattttcttcgaGTTTTCGACTAATCTCATGATCTGATTTATATTATGGAATTGTAGTTTAACATTGGATTGTGTCAGCTATCTGTGACTGCTGACAAATCAAGAAACATCTCTCACGCCAAGAAGGCTATTGAAGAAGCTGCTTCCAAGGGAGCTAAGCTTGTTCTCTTGCCCGTAAGTTAAGAAAGTATAAAACTTTTTAGTGATCTCTTTTTCTCAACGAGGTTTTGTTTTCAGGAGATTTGGAACAGTCCGTACTCCAATGATAGTTTCCCGGTTTACGCGGAAGAGATTGATGCTGGTGGTGATGCTTCTCCTTCAACCGCTATGCTTTCTGAAGTTTCTAAACGTCTCGAGATCACTATCATTGGTGGCTCTATCCCCGAAAGAGTTGGAGATCGTTTGTATAACACTTGCTGTGTCTTTGGTTCTGATGGTGAGCTCAAAGCTAAGCATCGCAAGGTTAGAACTTTCATCTCAAAACTTCCTTAGAAGAAAGTAATTAACTTTCATTCTTGTTTAGGCAATAGAATCTCTGTTAAAAGGACTCACTCCTAAAATATCGATTCATTATACATAATCAATAATAAGAATAATGTGTTAGTTTAGTTATG of the Brassica rapa cultivar Chiifu-401-42 chromosome A03, CAAS_Brap_v3.01, whole genome shotgun sequence genome contains:
- the LOC103249161 gene encoding 17.6 kDa class II heat shock protein codes for the protein MEFVRFPIVSILEDMLEVPEEHNEKSRNNPSRAYMRDAKAMAATPADVIEHANAYVFVVDMPGIKGEEIKVQVEDENVLVVSGERQRENKESEGVKYVRMERRMGKFMRKFQLPENADLEKISAVCNDGVLKVTVQKLPPPEPKKPKTIQVQVA
- the LOC103855952 gene encoding omega-amidase, chloroplastic, producing the protein MKSAVSSSLFFHSKNLLKPNPLSRLESLFLPKPSLRSIVKLPSSSTTSGLRSISSSSMASSFKPEQARVPSALPLPAPPLTKFNIGLCQLSVTADKSRNISHAKKAIEEAASKGAKLVLLPEIWNSPYSNDSFPVYAEEIDAGGDASPSTAMLSEVSKRLEITIIGGSIPERVGDRLYNTCCVFGSDGELKAKHRKIHLFDIDIPGKITFMESKTLTAGETPTIVDTDVGRIGIGICYDIRFQELAMIYAARGAHLLCYPGAFNMTTGPLHWELLQRARATDNQLYVATCSPARDSGAGYTAWGHSTLIGPFGEVLATTEHEEAIIIAEIDYSILEQRRTSLPLNKQRRGDLYQLVDVQRLNSK